Proteins from a genomic interval of Nostoc sp. TCL240-02:
- a CDS encoding IS1634 family transposase, which yields MTPSVSEIRVQDIDHCGIVAGIIDQMCLVEQINQILGTHHQEIVSSGQAVKAMILNGLGLVSAPLYLFEKFFVGKATEHLLGEGISPEHLNDDRLGRVLDKLYEAGLTQVFVTVALAAAKKFGVEKDSLHLDSSSFHVHGEYTNNSTEGSGKPREITITKGYSRDHRPDLKQFIVDLMCSGDGDIPLYLNLRVADGNEADSAVFAQILKEFRHQWEIDALFVADAALYTEGNLKQMDSLRWLSRVPATLTTAQLLLEKMSQEAFVDSIVTGYRIAECCCDYGGVKQRWLVVESEARAAADLKQLEKRLTKHLQQAQSQLRQLSQQEFACAADAIQASGRFEAQQRFHELAELEIIEHKRHAKSGRPRKDAQPQQCYYQIRATVVPNELAIATEKQRAGRFILATNVLDAQQLSNDDLLKQYKAQQSTERGFRFLKDPLFFTSSVFLNSKERVAALAMVMGLCLLVYTLGQRALRQALAQAKQTINNQLGKPTASPTMRWVFQCFMSIHLVTIAGFQHITNLTDERRWILQFLGAPCRKYYLLT from the coding sequence ATGACACCATCAGTATCAGAAATAAGAGTACAAGATATTGACCACTGTGGGATAGTGGCAGGGATTATTGATCAAATGTGTTTGGTAGAGCAAATCAACCAAATACTGGGAACACATCACCAAGAAATAGTCAGTTCAGGTCAAGCAGTCAAAGCAATGATTCTCAATGGCTTGGGTTTAGTAAGTGCGCCACTATACCTATTTGAGAAGTTCTTTGTAGGCAAAGCCACAGAGCATTTACTAGGGGAAGGTATAAGTCCAGAACACTTGAATGATGACCGCTTGGGCAGAGTCTTGGACAAACTGTATGAAGCGGGATTAACACAAGTATTTGTGACAGTAGCACTGGCAGCAGCCAAGAAGTTTGGGGTGGAAAAGGACAGTTTACACTTGGATTCAAGTTCGTTTCATGTGCATGGAGAATATACCAACAACTCAACAGAAGGTTCAGGCAAGCCAAGAGAGATAACAATCACAAAAGGATACTCAAGAGATCATCGACCAGACCTGAAACAGTTTATTGTAGACCTGATGTGCAGTGGAGACGGGGATATTCCTCTATATCTAAATCTAAGAGTGGCAGATGGGAATGAAGCCGACTCAGCCGTGTTTGCTCAAATCTTGAAAGAATTTCGTCACCAATGGGAAATAGATGCTTTGTTTGTAGCGGATGCAGCACTCTACACCGAAGGCAATCTTAAACAAATGGATTCTTTGCGATGGCTATCACGAGTTCCAGCCACACTGACTACTGCCCAATTACTCTTGGAGAAAATGAGTCAGGAAGCTTTTGTGGATAGCATAGTCACAGGCTACCGAATAGCAGAGTGTTGCTGCGATTATGGTGGAGTCAAACAGCGTTGGCTAGTGGTGGAAAGTGAAGCTCGTGCCGCAGCAGATTTAAAGCAACTGGAAAAACGTCTGACTAAGCACCTCCAACAAGCACAATCTCAACTGCGACAGTTGTCACAACAAGAATTTGCTTGTGCCGCAGACGCGATACAGGCTTCAGGGCGTTTTGAGGCTCAGCAACGCTTTCATGAACTTGCTGAACTAGAAATTATCGAACACAAACGCCATGCCAAATCAGGCAGACCACGTAAAGATGCTCAACCACAACAGTGTTACTATCAAATTCGTGCGACTGTTGTACCTAACGAGCTAGCAATTGCCACTGAAAAACAACGAGCCGGACGTTTTATTTTGGCTACCAATGTTCTTGATGCTCAACAATTGAGCAATGATGACTTACTCAAGCAGTACAAAGCCCAGCAATCTACTGAGCGTGGTTTTCGTTTTCTCAAAGACCCTTTATTTTTTACCAGCAGTGTTTTTCTCAACTCGAAAGAACGTGTTGCTGCTTTAGCAATGGTCATGGGTCTATGCTTGTTAGTTTACACTTTGGGACAACGGGCGTTACGCCAAGCTCTAGCTCAAGCAAAACAAACCATCAACAATCAATTGGGTAAACCAACTGCCTCTCCTACGATGCGGTGGGTGTTTCAATGTTTCATGTCGATTCATCTGGTAACGATCGCTGGCTTTCAACACATTACCAATCTTACTGACGAACGACGATGGATTCTCCAATTTCTTGGTGCGCCTTGCCGAAAATATTATCTTCTCACCTGA
- the pgmB gene encoding beta-phosphoglucomutase has translation MQIKDRSRHFIYTDWILIETQFDPDQLQSKETVFTIGNRYLGTRGSFEEGYPHALPATFINGVYDDVPVVYTELVNCPDWLPLIVIVNGDRFRLDQGEILSYDRQLDLRQGLLIRALRWRSPSGNTIDISFERFASLADPHVLALCCHLTPIDFDGLIEVQASINGYPENQGFNHWEGLDQGKTDQGIWLQRRTRHSRIELGMGAKVTILGAEASLQVNTAPGYPTLSTTFLAKAQQVVTVEKLVTVFTSREIDTPVSAAQEKLAHLPDYATLKKANEQVWDEVWQQSDILIEGDSTAAFAVRYNVFQLLIAGARDDDRVSIPAKTLSGFGYRGHIFWDTEIFMLPLFIFTQPAIAKNLLTYRWHTLPGARRKAAHYGYKGAMFAWESADSGDEVTPRWALGNDFYGEDVRIWCRDREIHINADIPYAAWNYWQTTGDDEWMQKCGAEIILDTAIFWASRVEFNPERQQYEIRGVIGVDEYHELVHNNAFTNRMTQWHLEKAIAVYDWLVQKFPERARELEEKLQLTVQDRSHWQDIINKILFLYDPSTELIEQCEGFFQLEDINLADYEPRDRSMQPILGVEKINKYQVIKQPDILMLLYLMRESADFPYSEKALQANWDYYAPRTDVTYGSSLGPAVHAILASDLGKSAEAYEVFLHALMVDLEDNRGNTSDGIHGASAGGIWQAVIFGFGGIQITENGPVANPHLPDGWTRLKFKLHWGDKWHDFDLRKAQVAQDITRQLEYLQLSLSPNPPSNEAGGILRLRSVQGGQEAGGRSDSSLSVSSSPIPNPQSPNIQGFIFDLDGVLTDTAELHYLAWKKLADEEGIPFNRQANEALRGVSRRASLMLILGDRPYSEAQIQEMMERKNRYYVELIQNMTSKDLLPGAIAFLDELRQAGIKIGIGSASKNARTVIERLGIADKVDAIADGYSVQQPKPAPDLFLYSAKQLGLEPAQSVVVEDAAAGIEAALAAGMWAVGLGPVERVGAAHVVLPSLEGIKWADLRAKLSEIARQKHSGTSE, from the coding sequence ATGCAAATAAAAGACCGTTCTCGCCATTTTATCTACACAGACTGGATATTAATCGAAACCCAGTTTGATCCTGACCAATTACAATCTAAAGAAACCGTCTTTACAATCGGCAATAGATACTTGGGAACAAGAGGTAGTTTTGAGGAAGGGTATCCTCATGCATTGCCGGCTACTTTTATCAACGGTGTCTACGACGATGTGCCGGTGGTGTACACGGAACTGGTAAATTGCCCTGACTGGCTACCCTTGATAGTAATTGTGAATGGCGATCGCTTCCGTCTCGATCAAGGTGAGATATTGAGCTACGATCGCCAACTTGACCTCCGTCAGGGACTACTGATCCGGGCTTTGCGTTGGCGTTCTCCTAGTGGAAACACTATAGACATCAGCTTTGAACGCTTTGCTAGTCTTGCAGATCCGCACGTTTTGGCGTTATGCTGCCATTTAACGCCAATAGATTTTGATGGATTAATCGAAGTTCAAGCTAGTATCAACGGCTATCCAGAAAATCAGGGTTTCAATCACTGGGAAGGACTAGATCAAGGCAAAACTGACCAAGGAATCTGGTTGCAACGCCGCACCCGCCACTCCCGAATTGAACTCGGTATGGGAGCTAAGGTGACAATATTAGGCGCTGAAGCATCTTTGCAAGTCAACACTGCACCTGGTTATCCAACCTTAAGCACTACCTTCTTAGCTAAGGCGCAACAGGTGGTAACGGTAGAAAAATTAGTGACAGTTTTTACCTCGCGGGAGATTGATACCCCAGTCTCAGCCGCTCAAGAAAAACTTGCACACCTCCCAGACTACGCAACACTAAAAAAAGCCAATGAGCAGGTATGGGATGAGGTTTGGCAGCAAAGTGACATCCTGATTGAGGGGGATAGCACAGCTGCTTTTGCTGTTCGCTACAATGTGTTTCAGCTGCTGATTGCTGGCGCACGCGATGATGATAGGGTGAGCATTCCAGCTAAAACCCTTTCGGGATTCGGCTATCGCGGTCATATATTTTGGGATACAGAAATTTTTATGCTGCCCCTCTTTATATTTACCCAACCAGCGATCGCCAAAAACTTACTCACTTACCGTTGGCACACCTTACCAGGAGCTAGACGCAAAGCGGCCCATTACGGCTATAAAGGGGCAATGTTTGCCTGGGAAAGTGCTGATAGTGGAGATGAAGTAACACCACGTTGGGCACTCGGAAATGATTTTTATGGTGAAGACGTGCGGATTTGGTGCCGCGATCGCGAAATTCATATCAATGCAGATATCCCCTACGCCGCTTGGAATTACTGGCAAACCACTGGTGATGATGAGTGGATGCAAAAGTGCGGCGCAGAGATCATTTTAGATACCGCTATCTTCTGGGCTAGTCGGGTAGAATTCAATCCTGAGCGTCAACAGTATGAAATTCGTGGCGTGATTGGAGTGGATGAATACCATGAACTCGTTCACAATAATGCTTTTACAAACCGGATGACGCAATGGCATTTAGAGAAAGCGATCGCAGTCTATGATTGGCTGGTTCAAAAATTCCCCGAACGAGCCAGAGAATTAGAAGAAAAACTACAACTCACCGTCCAAGATCGATCGCACTGGCAAGATATTATCAACAAAATATTGTTTCTCTATGACCCATCAACAGAACTCATTGAGCAGTGCGAGGGTTTTTTCCAATTAGAAGATATAAATTTAGCAGACTACGAACCACGCGATCGCTCTATGCAACCGATCTTGGGTGTTGAGAAAATCAACAAATATCAAGTAATCAAACAGCCAGATATATTGATGCTTCTTTATTTGATGCGAGAATCAGCAGATTTTCCCTACAGCGAAAAAGCATTGCAGGCAAACTGGGATTACTACGCACCCCGTACCGATGTTACTTATGGTTCCTCCCTTGGCCCAGCAGTTCACGCCATCTTAGCTTCCGATTTAGGCAAATCAGCCGAAGCTTACGAAGTGTTTCTGCACGCATTAATGGTGGATCTTGAAGATAACCGAGGTAACACCAGCGATGGAATTCATGGTGCTAGTGCTGGTGGCATTTGGCAAGCTGTAATTTTTGGATTCGGTGGTATCCAAATCACTGAAAATGGCCCAGTAGCTAACCCCCATCTGCCTGATGGCTGGACACGTCTGAAGTTTAAACTGCACTGGGGCGATAAATGGCACGACTTCGATCTCCGCAAAGCACAAGTCGCCCAAGATATAACTCGTCAACTAGAATATCTCCAACTTTCCCTATCCCCAAATCCCCCCTCAAATGAGGCAGGGGGCATACTTCGACTGCGCTCAGTACAAGGGGGGCAGGAGGCAGGGGGCAGGAGTGATTCTTCTTTATCTGTCTCATCTTCCCCAATCCCGAATCCCCAATCCCCCAACATCCAAGGATTCATTTTCGATTTAGATGGTGTGCTGACAGATACAGCAGAACTTCATTATCTAGCTTGGAAGAAGTTAGCAGACGAAGAGGGTATACCGTTTAATCGACAAGCTAACGAAGCGCTGCGGGGTGTATCTCGTCGTGCTTCCCTCATGCTGATTCTTGGGGATAGACCATATTCGGAAGCGCAAATCCAAGAGATGATGGAGCGGAAGAATCGCTACTATGTGGAATTGATTCAAAATATGACATCCAAGGATTTGTTACCAGGTGCGATCGCCTTCTTGGATGAACTGCGACAAGCTGGAATTAAAATCGGCATTGGTTCAGCCAGCAAAAATGCCCGCACAGTAATCGAGCGATTGGGCATTGCGGACAAAGTAGATGCGATCGCAGACGGTTATAGTGTACAGCAACCCAAACCAGCACCCGATCTATTTTTGTACTCAGCCAAGCAGCTAGGACTTGAGCCAGCGCAATCTGTAGTTGTAGAAGATGCCGCAGCAGGCATTGAGGCGGCTCTAGCTGCTGGGATGTGGGCAGTAGGACTTGGCCCCGTTGAACGAGTTGGAGCCGCTCATGTTGTCTTACCCAGCCTAGAAGGTATCAAATGGGCAGATTTAAGAGCCAAATTGAGTGAGATTGCCAGACAAAAACATTCAGGGACTTCTGAATAA
- a CDS encoding sucrose synthase — protein MYELVQAVFNGDEKTALHQLIYTLSALGKRYLLRNEILQAFADYCHQSQKPAYFYHSSSIGKLIQYTHEIIIEEESIWFVIRPTIANQEVWRLTANLDSFEQMTQQALLDVRDRLVNRYQPGILEIDLHPFYEDSPRIDDPRNIGQGLAYLNRYLCNQLLTDPEYWVEMLFKALQGLQHDGIRLLLSDRIPSGIHLAKQIKLALKLLNERSPHEPYEKFRFDLEELGFEAGWGNTAARVSETLELLDRLIYSPEPGILEAFVARVPAVFRVVLISIHGWVGQEDVLGRDETLSQVIYVLEQARSLENELREQIKLAGLDQLGIKPHVIILTRLIPNCEGTFCYLPLEKVQDTENAWILRVPFGEFNPEITNNWISKFEIWPYLEQFAIDAEKELLTQFQGKPNLLVGNYSDGNLVASLLSRRMKVTQCNIAHSLEKPKYLFSNLYWQDLEDKYHFSAQFTADLISMNAADFIITSSYQEIVGTPDTIGQYESYKCFTMPQLYHVVDGIDLFSPKFNLVPPGVNESIFFPYSHKDNRDSNLCTEIHDLLFTRKDSQILGHLDSPNKRPIFSVSSISSIKNLAGLAECFGQSQRLQEHCNLILLSSKLHPDEATNPEEAEEIQKLHNIIDEYHLDSKIRWLGMRIPSSNLGEAYRVVADCQGISVHFARFESFGRSILEAMISGLPTFATQFGGSLEIIENQEEEFNVNPTDLGETAKKILDFIEQCNTHPEHWYEVSEWMSQRVHNRYNWHLHSNQLLLLAKMFTFWNFVAPENNEARDRYMETLFHLVYKPRAEKILEKHIGANL, from the coding sequence ATGTATGAACTAGTTCAAGCTGTCTTCAACGGTGATGAAAAAACTGCTCTACATCAGTTAATTTATACGTTGAGTGCTTTAGGTAAGCGTTACTTACTAAGAAATGAGATTTTGCAAGCTTTTGCCGATTACTGTCATCAATCCCAAAAGCCAGCCTATTTTTACCATTCTTCTTCTATTGGCAAACTGATACAGTACACTCACGAAATAATTATCGAAGAGGAAAGTATTTGGTTCGTGATTCGACCCACGATTGCTAACCAGGAAGTTTGGCGATTGACAGCCAATTTGGATAGCTTCGAGCAGATGACGCAACAAGCGCTGTTAGATGTAAGAGATCGCCTAGTCAACCGCTACCAACCCGGTATCCTCGAAATTGACCTCCACCCCTTTTACGAGGATTCTCCAAGAATTGACGACCCTAGAAATATTGGTCAAGGTTTAGCCTACCTTAACCGTTACCTGTGCAATCAATTGTTGACTGACCCCGAATATTGGGTAGAAATGTTGTTTAAAGCATTACAGGGGCTACAACACGATGGGATTCGGCTGCTGTTGAGCGATCGCATTCCCTCCGGTATTCATTTAGCCAAACAAATTAAGCTAGCGCTCAAATTACTGAATGAGCGATCGCCTCATGAACCTTATGAAAAATTCCGCTTTGACCTCGAAGAACTCGGCTTTGAGGCAGGTTGGGGTAACACTGCGGCGCGAGTCTCCGAAACCCTAGAACTCCTCGACCGACTCATTTACTCTCCAGAACCGGGCATATTAGAAGCATTTGTGGCCCGTGTCCCCGCTGTTTTTCGTGTCGTCCTCATTTCTATCCACGGTTGGGTTGGACAGGAAGATGTTTTAGGAAGAGATGAAACACTTAGTCAAGTTATTTACGTCCTCGAACAAGCTCGCAGCTTAGAAAACGAACTGCGCGAACAAATCAAACTCGCCGGACTAGACCAGCTAGGTATCAAACCCCATGTAATTATTCTCACCCGACTAATCCCTAACTGTGAAGGGACATTTTGCTACCTGCCCCTAGAAAAAGTCCAAGATACTGAAAATGCTTGGATATTGCGCGTTCCTTTTGGTGAATTCAATCCGGAAATTACTAACAATTGGATTTCTAAATTTGAGATTTGGCCTTATTTAGAACAATTTGCTATCGATGCAGAAAAAGAATTACTAACTCAATTCCAAGGTAAACCTAATCTTCTTGTTGGCAATTACAGCGACGGTAACTTAGTGGCTTCACTTTTATCTCGCCGGATGAAAGTTACCCAGTGCAATATTGCCCATTCTTTAGAAAAGCCTAAATATCTATTTAGTAATTTATATTGGCAAGATTTAGAAGATAAATACCACTTTTCAGCACAATTCACTGCTGATTTAATTAGCATGAATGCAGCCGACTTCATCATCACATCCTCCTATCAAGAAATTGTCGGCACACCAGACACCATAGGTCAATACGAATCGTATAAATGCTTTACTATGCCGCAGTTGTATCACGTAGTTGATGGGATTGATTTGTTTAGTCCCAAATTCAACTTAGTACCACCGGGAGTAAATGAAAGTATTTTCTTTCCCTATAGCCACAAAGACAACCGAGATTCTAACCTTTGTACAGAAATTCACGACCTACTCTTTACCCGCAAAGATTCCCAAATATTGGGTCATTTAGATAGCCCTAATAAGCGACCAATCTTTTCCGTTAGTTCCATCAGTTCAATCAAAAATCTTGCGGGATTAGCTGAGTGCTTTGGTCAAAGTCAGAGGTTGCAAGAGCATTGTAATTTGATCCTCTTGAGTAGTAAACTGCATCCTGATGAAGCTACAAACCCAGAAGAAGCAGAAGAAATCCAAAAACTCCACAATATTATTGATGAATATCATCTCGATAGTAAGATTCGCTGGCTGGGGATGCGTATTCCTAGCAGTAACCTTGGCGAAGCCTACCGAGTAGTTGCAGATTGTCAGGGAATTTCTGTCCACTTTGCCCGCTTTGAATCCTTTGGACGGAGCATTTTGGAAGCGATGATTTCTGGCTTGCCAACTTTTGCTACTCAATTTGGCGGTTCTTTAGAAATTATTGAAAACCAAGAGGAGGAATTTAATGTTAATCCTACAGATTTAGGAGAAACAGCAAAGAAAATTTTAGATTTTATTGAACAATGCAATACTCATCCTGAACATTGGTACGAAGTCTCAGAATGGATGAGTCAGCGAGTTCATAACCGATACAATTGGCATTTACATAGTAATCAATTACTACTACTGGCAAAAATGTTTACTTTTTGGAATTTTGTTGCGCCAGAAAATAACGAAGCCAGAGATCGCTATATGGAAACATTATTCCATCTAGTTTATAAACCTAGAGCCGAAAAGATTTTAGAAAAGCACATAGGGGCTAATTTGTAA
- a CDS encoding HetP family heterocyst commitment protein: MNYHISSSEKNFHKAISPEQLEQVMEAISDGRYSWACVLILRFVGYNPLHFIPQRTYSRLIKDNSQVSNSSRSTTNQSQTNIKSSVTSSSGQASSQVLNMLKNLNY; this comes from the coding sequence ATGAACTACCACATTTCTTCTTCTGAGAAAAATTTTCACAAAGCCATTAGTCCAGAACAATTAGAGCAGGTTATGGAAGCCATTAGTGATGGTCGATATTCCTGGGCTTGTGTACTAATTTTGCGTTTCGTTGGTTACAATCCACTCCACTTCATTCCCCAACGAACTTACAGCCGTTTAATTAAAGACAATAGCCAGGTTTCAAATTCGTCTAGATCTACAACAAATCAGAGCCAAACAAATATCAAATCTTCTGTGACTAGCTCTAGTGGTCAAGCTTCTTCTCAGGTTTTAAATATGCTGAAAAATTTAAATTATTGA
- a CDS encoding sulfur transferase domain-containing protein, with amino-acid sequence MNIVRKINDQLAIAGQVTPDQLKQIADEGYKSVLNLRLPDETDLLVDEPEKTEFFGLYYVNFPTKTEDINHQSMLQIYQTIAELPKPTLIHCDNSIRSAAIVLLYIAIKQGITFEKALQKVITLGLI; translated from the coding sequence ATGAATATTGTTAGGAAGATTAACGATCAGTTAGCGATCGCTGGACAAGTTACACCAGACCAGCTCAAACAAATAGCTGATGAGGGTTATAAGTCTGTACTGAACTTACGTTTACCCGATGAAACAGACTTGCTGGTTGACGAACCGGAGAAGACTGAGTTTTTTGGATTATACTACGTTAACTTCCCAACCAAAACTGAAGACATTAATCATCAAAGTATGCTCCAGATATATCAAACGATCGCTGAATTACCCAAACCCACTCTGATACATTGTGATAATTCAATTCGTTCCGCCGCAATAGTATTGTTGTATATCGCTATCAAACAGGGCATAACTTTTGAAAAAGCCCTGCAAAAAGTTATTACTTTAGGCTTGATATAA